ATATGATGACGGAGAACCCATCCTCCAGGAACGTTGCATCGTTACTCCTGAAGACACTCCGGAGACTGTTGCCCGCAAGGTGCAGGCACTGGAGCATCAATGGTTTCCGGTAATTGTGGAACGAATATTGCTAAAATAACAGACGGTGTGCGGCCCCACCAGCTGCCGCACACCGCCCGTCAACCCTCACCCTTAGCTACCTACTAACTGTATGAAAAAGACTTTGTTGCTTATCGGAATACTCTCTTTGTCTTTTGCCTTCTCCTATGCCCAGGAAGATGGAAAACGGTTCAGGTCTACCTATCTCAAAATAAATCCCACCACCCTGATCAATGAACTGGACATCGTTCTGGAACAGGACATCTCTGATAAAATCAGTATAGAACTGGGCATCAGTGGCATCTATACCGACTACCCCGACTATGTGCTGGCCAAAAAGATCGATATCGGCCAGAAAAAACCGGACATCACTACTGAACAGTTTGTGGATGGCGCAGGACTGGGATTCAGGGCAGGGCTTCGCTATTATCTGATCACCAAGGAAATAGGCCCCAGCTCGGCTGCCGGAACCTACTTTGAACCGGTACTGATCTTTAAAAAAGTGTTCTATTCCAACCAGGATGTAACCCTGAACAACAATACCTACACCAACTCCGCCTCCAAAGATGTATATGCCATACAATTATTAGTAGGCCGCCAGTTCCGCAGGGAGAAACTGGTGCTCGATCCCTATTTCGGCATCGGCCTCCGGGGCAAAGCCTACCACTCGGATAACTATGTGCTCGGCGACGACGGAGTGGTAAACCGTAATAAAGGCACGCTGGTGAGCGTATTGCCCAGCCTGCACCTTGGTATCAAACTGGGCCTCCGCCTTCGTAAATAACCATTATCTAAAAAGGAACTATCACCTTCGCGCTGAAATTACGCCCCATATTATAAATGCCCGTGCGGCCATTGGGGGAACTGCTATAGTATTCGAAATATTTCAACCGGTTCATGTTGGCCTGATAGGCGACATCAAATACATTGTCCAGCTGGAAAAACAGCTCCATCACCGTCTTTCCCTTCCTATTTACAATACCGGAGCCTGCTCCCACATTCATCAGCGTATAGCCGGCAGTGTAAGTCTCGGTATTATCGACTCCGTAAAAATGACGCTGTGCAGAAAACCGGTCCGCTCCGACCCGCACATAAGCCTTGGAGAACACGCCAAAGTTGCGGGATGCGGTGGCCTTGACGGCTGAACGCATATGCAGCGGCGGTATAAAAGGCAGGTAGCGGGCTGCATCGCCATGTAAGTCAATGAGCGCCTGGTTGCGGTTACGCCCTTCCGTATAGGCGGCGCTGTTATCCATGGTCAACCAGGGCACGGTACGCGGACGCAGATTTACACCCACTTCTGCCCCATACAGCCGCGCACCGGATTGCTGGTAACGATACGTAGCGTTGCCGGGCACTATCACCACCGGCTCGCCAGCGGCATCATACAATCGCGCCTGGTAGATGTAATTCTCGATGTTATTGTGAAACACTTCCACGCTGATGTCCAGGTCGGGCAGATAAGCCAGGAAACCAAGGTCCTGCTGGAGACTGAATTCCGGCTTAAACTCCCGGTTGCCCAGGTATACGATGTGTGCGCCGGGGTCAAGCCCGTTGGAACCGATTTCCGTTATATTGGGCGCCCGGTAGCCCCGGGCAATGTTAGCCTTCAATAGCACCCGCTGGCTCAGGTTCCAGGTAACGCCCAGGCTGCCGGAGATACCGGTGTAGTTATGCCCGAAAGCGGGGAACTGCAACGTTGCGCCGGCGGTATCCGGCAGGTCGTATTTTTTATCGAAACCATTGTCCTTGTTGGGACCTACATAAAAATCGTTCCAGCGGATATGCCGGCTGTCATATCGAAGGCCACCGGAAATGTCCAGTTGGCCGATGGTCTTCTTCGCAAAGAAAAACCCACCGATATCAAACAGGTTGTAATCCGGAATGGGGAAGTCTGTGGCGTTACGACTGCGGTTAAGCTGGTACATGCCATTTACGCCCACTGTGGTTTCCACGCCGGCGAGGGCCGGCAGGTTGTACCGAAGATCGTAGTTGAGCGTGTTGAGCACAACGTACAGTCCCGGCTGGACCGGCATTTCCGGATGATTATATTCCCGGCGCACGCTCTGTTGCAGACCCAGCAAGGTGTTGATGTCGCCTTTGCCAAGCTGCCAACGGGTACGGTTATATAACCGGTAATGTTGAATATGCTGATGCAATGGGTTCAGGGTATAGGTGCGCAGCTCGTTGTCCGGCACGATGGGCCTGTCTTTGATATCGTCATCGGCATCCTTTATTTGACGGGTAAATTTGCGGGTCAGCGAATCCCGGCTGCCATCGGGGATTTCCTGGGTATTATCATACAGGCTGGCGCCCCATTGTGAATGTCCCCAGGATTTATCCACCCGGGCCAGCGCGGAAATGTTGTACTCACGGAAAGCAGTGCCATACACGAAACCATCAATTTTATTGCGATAGTTGTGGGCGGTTTTTATGGTGCCGCGCAGTACATATTTCCAGTCATTTTTGCTGTAGGCCAGTCCCAGTGAAGAGCCGATCATGCCGTTGTTGGTTTGATAGTCTGTCAGGAAACTGCCTTTGAGTTTGCCCGGTCCGGTTTCCGGCACGTCGGGGATCATATTGATAACACCGGCGAGCGCATCGGAGCCGTAAGTCAGACTGGCAGGGCCTTTTACAACTTCCGCCCTTGCTATGCCGTACTGATCTACTTCGATACCATGTTCATCGCCCCATTGTTGTCCTTCCTGCCGTACGCCGTCGAAGAGCGTTAATACGCGGTTGTATCCGAGGCCGCGGATAAAGGGTTTGGAGATGTTAGGCCCTGTGGTGACGGCGCTCACGCCGGGTACGCCTTTTACGATCGCATCAATGATATTGCTGTTTACGTGCATGTTCATGTCCCGCTTGCCTATAACGGCAATGGGTATAGGATTTTTGCGCACGGCCGTAGCGCGCGACACGCCTGTTACCACCACTTCGTTGAGTTTCGACAGGTCTTCTTCCAGCGTGATGTCCAACGTAATGGTCTGATTGCTGCGGATGCTTTTTTTCAGCGTCACTGGTTGGTATCCGATCATCGATACTTTGATATCGTATGTTCCGGGTTGTACGTTCCGGACCAGGAACGTTCCCTGTTGATCCGCCACAGCACCGGATTTCAACGCTGGTATGGCAACGTTTGCAAATTGTACCGGTTTACCGCCGGCAGTAATTTTTCCCTTGATGGTCCCCTGTTGTGCTTGCGACGATAGCATCAACAACAGGGCACCCAGTAGTGTAAATAAATGTTTCATGCAAAATCTGACACTTGTAGGTAAAGCAGGCGCACGGGGTCCCGGGATAAGTGATGACACTTCCCCGTGCGACTGCGGTTATTTTTTCACAAAACTATAATCTTATTTTACACTAGCCTTAATTATTATTTAGACTAATCTAAATTTAGATTTTTATAATCGGGAGATGAGTGGGCCGGTGGCGGAACACGCCATGCATAAAGGAACAAGGTGGTCAATAACAGCAGGAAGGCCCCGTTTGAATCTATCGGCAGGGGTTACATGGCCGGAAAAGGATCGCGGAAAATACTTCCCTGTACATAGAGGTCCACTTCCGTTTCAGTACAGAGACAACGGTCCAGCTCCGCTGTAATAGTGGCCTGGTCCATATCCTGTCCGATCAGCACCAATTCATTGTAACGGTCAGCGAAACGTTCGTCCCAGCGGCTGGTGACCAACTGATACGTTTCTTCATCCAGGTCCCACTGCTGGCGGGGGATGGCGCACCACCAGTAGCCTGCTTTCTCCGCGCGGAGGGAACCGCCGGCCTGGCTCCAGTTGACCGCCAGCTTCGGTCGCGACGCCAGCCAGAACAGTCCTTTGCTGCGGATGATGTTACCCGGCCAGTCTTCATTCAGATATCGCCAGAAACGTTCCGGGTGGAAAGGTTTCCTGCTCCGGTATACGAAAGAACCGATGCCATATTCCTCCATTTCCGGTGTATGCTCCTGTTCCAGTTCCGCCTGCCAGCCGGCACTTTGCGAGGTTGTTTCAAAATCAAATAAACCAGTGTCCAGTATCTGGTCCAGCGGCACCTGGCCGTTTACCGCTTCTGTAATCACAGCGGTGGCATTGAGCTTACGCAGCAGCGCTTTCAGATTCCCCAGTTGGTCCGGGGTGACGAGATCACATTTATTCAGCACAATGACGTTGGCAAATTCCACCTGATCGGTGAGCAGGTTCACAATGGTCCGCTGGTCGGCGGTATCTGTTGCCAGGCCTTCGTCCTGTAAGCGTGCGATGCTGCTGTAGTCCCGTGCGAAGTTGTAAGCGTCCACTACGGTCACCATGGTATCCAGGCGGCTAACGGCGCTCAGGTCTATGCCATTGTTTTCATCCTGGTAACAGAATGTTTG
The Chitinophaga varians genome window above contains:
- a CDS encoding TonB-dependent receptor, producing the protein MKHLFTLLGALLLMLSSQAQQGTIKGKITAGGKPVQFANVAIPALKSGAVADQQGTFLVRNVQPGTYDIKVSMIGYQPVTLKKSIRSNQTITLDITLEEDLSKLNEVVVTGVSRATAVRKNPIPIAVIGKRDMNMHVNSNIIDAIVKGVPGVSAVTTGPNISKPFIRGLGYNRVLTLFDGVRQEGQQWGDEHGIEVDQYGIARAEVVKGPASLTYGSDALAGVINMIPDVPETGPGKLKGSFLTDYQTNNGMIGSSLGLAYSKNDWKYVLRGTIKTAHNYRNKIDGFVYGTAFREYNISALARVDKSWGHSQWGASLYDNTQEIPDGSRDSLTRKFTRQIKDADDDIKDRPIVPDNELRTYTLNPLHQHIQHYRLYNRTRWQLGKGDINTLLGLQQSVRREYNHPEMPVQPGLYVVLNTLNYDLRYNLPALAGVETTVGVNGMYQLNRSRNATDFPIPDYNLFDIGGFFFAKKTIGQLDISGGLRYDSRHIRWNDFYVGPNKDNGFDKKYDLPDTAGATLQFPAFGHNYTGISGSLGVTWNLSQRVLLKANIARGYRAPNITEIGSNGLDPGAHIVYLGNREFKPEFSLQQDLGFLAYLPDLDISVEVFHNNIENYIYQARLYDAAGEPVVIVPGNATYRYQQSGARLYGAEVGVNLRPRTVPWLTMDNSAAYTEGRNRNQALIDLHGDAARYLPFIPPLHMRSAVKATASRNFGVFSKAYVRVGADRFSAQRHFYGVDNTETYTAGYTLMNVGAGSGIVNRKGKTVMELFFQLDNVFDVAYQANMNRLKYFEYYSSSPNGRTGIYNMGRNFSAKVIVPF
- a CDS encoding GTP-binding protein, with product MKKLPVTVLSGFLGAGKTTLLNHVLHNRENLRVAVIVNDMSEVNIDAQLVKNENTLHKTEERLVEMSNGCICCTLRDDLLIAVEQLARENRFDYLLIESTGISEPVPVAQTFCYQDENNGIDLSAVSRLDTMVTVVDAYNFARDYSSIARLQDEGLATDTADQRTIVNLLTDQVEFANVIVLNKCDLVTPDQLGNLKALLRKLNATAVITEAVNGQVPLDQILDTGLFDFETTSQSAGWQAELEQEHTPEMEEYGIGSFVYRSRKPFHPERFWRYLNEDWPGNIIRSKGLFWLASRPKLAVNWSQAGGSLRAEKAGYWWCAIPRQQWDLDEETYQLVTSRWDERFADRYNELVLIGQDMDQATITAELDRCLCTETEVDLYVQGSIFRDPFPAM